A genomic region of Manihot esculenta cultivar AM560-2 chromosome 15, M.esculenta_v8, whole genome shotgun sequence contains the following coding sequences:
- the LOC110600806 gene encoding ubiquitin-conjugating enzyme E2 36 — MANSNLPRRIIKETQRLLSEPAPGISASPSEDNMRYFNVMILGPTQSPYEGGVFKLELFLPEEYPMAAPKVRFLTKIYHPNIDKLGRICLDILKDKWSPALQIRTVLLSIQALLSAPNPDDPLSENIAKHWKTNEAEAVETAKEWTRLYASGA; from the exons ATGGCCAACAGTAATCTTCCGCGAAGAATCATTAAG GAAACCCAACGTCTCCTCAGTGAACCAG CACCAGGAATTAGTGCTTCGCCATCAGAGGATAATATGCGATATTTTAATGTGATGATTCTTGGCCCCACACAGTCTCCATATGAAG GTGGGGTTTTCAAGCTGGAATTGTTTTTGCCTGAAGAATATCCAATGGCTGCACCAAAG GTTCGATTTCTTACCAAAATTTACCATCCTAATATTGACAAG CTTGGAAGGATATGCCTTGATATTCTAAAAGACAAATGGAGTCCTGCCCTTCAGATACGAACAGTGCTTTTGAG taTCCAAGCACTTCTTAGTGCTCCAAACCCTGATGACCCACTTTCTGAGAACATTGCGAAGCATTGGAAAACGAACGAGGCAGAAGCTGTTGAAACAG CAAAGGAATGGACCCGTTTATATGCAAGTGGTGCGTGA
- the LOC110601371 gene encoding anther-specific protein LAT52: protein MTTRLTFTFHIASALCFSSLVNFALAGGLHVEGKVYCDPCRVEFETKISEMISGATVKLECHDRDNNSLTFSAEGVTNDKGVYRLPVDEGDYEQDICEVKLIKSGMADCNEPFKTTDRARVLLTKNVGVVQSTRYANPLGFMKKEVNPECGEVLKSMGFVPLNVVV, encoded by the exons ATGACAACGAGATTAACTTTCACTTTCCACATTGCCTCGGCTCTTTGCTTCTCCTCCCTCGTCAACTTCGCCTTGGCTGGCGGCTTGCATGTCGAAGGCAAAGTCTACTGCGACCCTTGCCGGGTCGAGTTCGAGACCAAGATCAGCGAGATGATTTCAG GTGCGACGGTGAAGCTGGAATGCCATGACCGCGATAACAACTCATTGACATTTTCAGCGGAGGGTGTCACTAATGACAAAGGCGTTTACCGGTTACCGGTGGACGAGGGTGATTACGAGCAAGATATCTGTGAGGTGAAGTTGATCAAGAGCGGAATGGCAGACTGCAATGAGCCTTTCAAGACTACAGATCGAGCCAGAGTCCTCCTCACCAAGAACGTAGGGGTGGTGCAGTCAACGCGCTATGCGAATCCTCTTGGGTTCATGAAGAAGGAAGTTAACCCTGAATGTGGAGAAGTTCTCAAGAGCATGGGCTTCGTTCCTCTTAACGTTGTAGTTTAA
- the LOC110601370 gene encoding AAA-ATPase At3g50940 — translation MLSLRNLHHTKEFFIPVATFAVSTVLLHSLSKIFIPCNIRKYIFPSLRSPSCHPSSQLFTIVIEEDKKHQLNQLFQAVNAYLSSIVNKSNRRESQDQEIHDVFQSVQVSWKLVFTKIGSFDSRIQYATEESEIRSYVLTFHKEHRETVLNSYLHYILEHKEERKIQKFRLSGIRHLNWQPDETFDRSMTFKTLVLDSELKRTVWDDLNTFLNAKKFYGRIGKAWKRRYFLHGPPGSGKSTLITAMANYLNYDIYELDLADGDFPSHFNYSFFADRVPNRSILVIKNVDSRTLLQTGNPDQNEEMQKLLHLTDGLWSCCRNERIIIFTASCEESVSPALRRHGRIDMSIHMPYCSISTFKQLAFHYLEIQHHELFQEIEGLLVDAEVTREEVLGELMKSSDVEDSFQGLVEFLHRKRLKMDEAETSRVEAKE, via the exons ATGTTGTCCCTCCGAAATCTGCATCATACAAAAGAATTTTTCATCCCAGTAGCCACTTTCGCTGTTTCCACTGTTCTTCTTCATAGCCTTTCCAAAATTTTCATCCCTTGCAATATCCGAAAATATATCTTCCCCAGCCTCCGCAGCCCTTCCTGTCATCCCTCCTCGCAGTTATTCACTATAGTTATAGAAGAAGATAAAAAGCATCAACTTAACCAATTGTTTCAGGCTGTTAATGCCTATTTGAGCTCCATAGTGAACAAATCCAATCGCAGAGAGAGCCAAGATCAGGAAATACATGATGTTTTTCAAAGTGTACAGGTAAGTTGGAAATTGGTTTTTACTAAGATTGGATCCTTCGACAGTAGGATTCAGTATGCAACTGAAGAATCTGAAATAAGATCTTACGTGCTAACTTTTCACAAGGAGCACAGAGAGACAGTGCTGAATTCGTATTTGCATTACATTTTGGAGcacaaagaagaaagaaagattcAAAAGTTTCGGTTGTCTGGTATTCGTCACTTGAACTGGCAGCCTGATGAAACATTTGATCGCTCAATGACATTCAAGACTCTTGTATTGGATTCAGAGCTTAAGAGAACAGTGTGGGACGATTTGAACACGTTCTTGAATGCCAAGAAATTCTACGGAAGGATTGGGAAAGCATGGAAACGGAGGTACTTTTTACATGGTCCTCCTGGCTCTGGCAAATCAACCTTGATTACAGCCATGGCTAATTACTTAAACTATGACATCTACGAGCTAGATCTGGCAGATGGAGATTTTCCATCCCATTTTAATTACAGCTTTTTCGCTGATAGAGTCCCTAATCGATCTATACTTGTGATAAAGAATGTTGATTCAAGAACTCTGCTACAAACAGGGAATCCTGATCAAAATGAG GAAATGCAGAAGCTGCTCCATTTGACTGATGGACTCTGGTCATGCTGCCGCAACGAACGCATCATCATTTTCACAGCAAGTTGCGAGGAAAGTGTTAGTCCAGCTCTCAGAAGGCATGGACGCATCGACATGAGCATTCACATGCCTTATTGCAGCATCTCTACATTCAAGCAATTAGCTTTCCATTATCTTGAAATTCAACATCACGAGCTGTTTCAAGAGATTGAAGGGCTCCTAGTGGATGCTGAAGTGACTCGGGAAGAAGTCTTGGGAGAGCTGATGAAGAGTAGTGATGTGGAAGATTCTTTCCAAGGTCTTGTTGAATTCCTTCACAGGAAGAGATTGAAGATGGATGAAGCTGAGACTAGTAGAGTAGAGGCCAAAGAATAG
- the LOC110602280 gene encoding AAA-ATPase At3g50940, translating into MFSILNTQIPGKDFIRVASVAAASAMLIVPSIYRIQKYFFSSLTEEQTRVIEDDQEWGSLNEEFRAADIYLSTIMASSFQRLRVMKDREMKKLASSLDINEEIVDVFENVQVKWRLKFRYVEATEYRREHYIRCYELSFQKKYQETVVNSYLPYILEKSKAIKEECKAITLYQVGSEYTVDFDHPMTFENIAMDSEIKAMVLNDLNTFRNIGKECYRSNGKAWRRGYLLFGPPGTGKSSLIAAMANHLKYDIYDFELSLLEKNPEFFFDSMVSNSSSESMLVFEDIDSIIKQQNSESEDQPGNSGHYLETLLTLLNDSWSCCGDGQIIVLTTSHMEMLEPGILKPGLIDLQIHMSYCSISAFNQLAFNHFGIQNHRLFDDIERLLQKVEITLAEVAAELMKSQDAEVALQGLVRFLHNKLAEKENLQN; encoded by the exons ATGTTCTCCATTCTCAACACCCAAATTCCAGGAAAAGATTTCATCAGAGTAGCTTCTGTGGCTGCAGCCTCTGCAATGCTTATTGTTCCAAGCATTTACAGAAttcaaaaatactttttttctaGCCTTACTGAAGAACAAACTAGAGTTATAGAGGATGATCAAGAGTGGGGTTCGCTTAACGAAGAATTCCGGGCTGCTGATATCTATCTGAGCACCATAATGGCCTCTTCCTTTCAGAGATTAAGAGTGATGAAGGACAGGGAGATGAAGAAGCTAGCTTCTAGCTTAGACATAAATGAAGAGATAGTTGATGTTTTTGAAAATGTGCAAGTGAAATGGAGATTGAAATTCAGATATGTAGAAGCTACTGAATATAGAAGAGAACACTACATAAGATGCTATGAGCTAAGTTTTCAGAAGAAATATCAGGAAACTGTGGTGAATTCTTACCTGCCatacattttagaaaaatcaaaaGCTATTAAAGAAGAATGCAAGGCGATAACGCTCTATCAGGTAGGCTCAGAATATACTGTTGATTTCGATCACCCGATGACGTTTGAGAACATTGCAATGGATTCAGAGATCAAAGCAATGGTGTTAAATGATTTGAACACCTTCAGAAATATTGGAAAGGAATGTTACAGAAGTAATGGAAAAGCTTGGAGACGAGGTTACTTGTTATTTGGTCCTCCTGGCACTGGCAAGTCAAGCTTGATAGCAGCTATGGCTAATCACTTGAAGTATGACATCTATGACTTTGAGTTATCATTACTAGAGAAGAATCCTGAATTTTTTTTCGATTCAATGGTTAGTAACAGTTCGAGCGAAAGTATGCTTGTGTTCGAGGATATTGACAGTATTATCAAGCAACAGAACTCAGAATCAGAGGATCAACCAGGAAACAGTGGTCATTATCTG GAAACTCTCTTGACACTTCTCAATGATTCTTGGTCATGCTGTGGTGATGGACAAATCATTGTCTTGACAACCAGCCACATGGAGATGCTTGAACCTGGGATACTGAAGCCTGGTCTAATTGACTTGCAGATTCATATGTCATATTGCAGCATTTCTGCATTTAACCAATTGGCTTTCAATCATTTCGGAATTCAAAATCACAGACTCTTTGATGACATTGAAAGGCTGTTACAGAAGGTTGAAATCACCCTGGCAGAAGTTGCTGCAGAACTCATGAAGAGTCAGGATGCTGAAGTTGCCCTCCAAGGCCTAGTTAGATTTCTTCACAACAAGTTGGCTGAAAAAGAAAATCTCCAAAACTGA